From the genome of Dehalobacter sp. 12DCB1, one region includes:
- a CDS encoding Wzz/FepE/Etk N-terminal domain-containing protein, with product MEQEIDLRKIWEVIKKRWLILVAIPLSAALISGGISFYVLKPVYQSSTTLIVGKKAIDLEEQSARQLLENNVLEANRQLAKTYGEIAKSRTVREQVIIELNLGLSEDELNSNISVSQINETEILQITVSDTNPQLAADIANSVARKFEAAVMEIKKVDSVSIVDKAVAPIAPVKPDKIVNILIAFIAGFIGALGLSLLLEYLNNTISSSKEAEELLGLSVLGVILDYRYDKIRKERPCENIISEP from the coding sequence ATGGAACAGGAAATCGACCTGAGAAAAATTTGGGAAGTCATTAAAAAACGCTGGTTGATCCTCGTCGCCATTCCCCTCTCGGCGGCTTTGATCAGCGGCGGGATTAGTTTTTATGTACTCAAGCCGGTCTATCAATCCTCAACTACTCTCATCGTGGGCAAGAAAGCTATCGATTTAGAGGAACAGTCTGCCAGACAGCTTTTGGAAAATAATGTCCTAGAGGCTAATAGGCAGCTTGCAAAGACCTATGGCGAAATCGCCAAGAGCCGAACTGTAAGGGAACAGGTCATCATCGAGCTCAATTTAGGATTAAGCGAAGACGAATTGAATTCAAATATTAGCGTTAGTCAAATTAATGAGACAGAAATCCTTCAGATCACTGTCTCAGATACAAACCCTCAATTAGCTGCAGATATCGCCAATAGCGTAGCGCGGAAGTTCGAAGCGGCAGTCATGGAGATCAAAAAAGTCGATTCAGTCAGCATTGTCGACAAAGCCGTGGCCCCCATTGCTCCAGTCAAGCCGGACAAGATCGTGAATATTCTCATCGCCTTTATAGCAGGTTTTATAGGAGCCCTCGGGCTATCCCTTTTGCTCGAATATCTGAACAACACGATCAGCAGCAGTAAGGAAGCAGAAGAACTCCTGGGGCTGTCGGTGTTGGGAGTTATACTCGATTATCGGTATGACAAAATTAGAAAGGAGAGACCATGCGAGAATATAATCTCAGAACCTTAG
- a CDS encoding CpsD/CapB family tyrosine-protein kinase — MREYNLRTLDNPKSLTAEAYRTLRTNIQFANADKVIRRILFTSAGSEEGKSSIVANLAVSMSQAGKNVIIIDADLRNPSQHKIFGLSNLLGLTITLAEDVPVSDFIVKTPHEGLDILTSGPIPPNPAELLDSRRMKHILNEITQTYDFVLIDSPPVIPVTDASILAQLVDGVVLVLAAREVKREYALRAKEQLEKVGAKILGTILNKAKVQSKKQNYYY; from the coding sequence ATGCGAGAATATAATCTCAGAACCTTAGACAATCCTAAATCCCTGACAGCGGAAGCCTATCGCACCCTACGTACGAACATCCAGTTTGCCAATGCCGATAAAGTAATCAGGCGTATCCTCTTTACTAGCGCTGGATCCGAGGAAGGTAAATCATCCATCGTAGCAAATCTTGCAGTCAGCATGTCCCAAGCCGGAAAAAACGTCATCATTATTGATGCTGACTTGCGTAATCCGTCACAGCACAAGATCTTCGGGCTATCTAATCTGTTGGGGCTAACTATCACCTTGGCAGAAGATGTACCCGTTTCTGATTTTATCGTTAAAACTCCACACGAAGGATTAGATATCCTGACATCCGGTCCAATCCCCCCGAATCCTGCCGAGCTTCTAGATTCCCGGCGTATGAAACACATTTTGAATGAAATAACCCAAACCTATGATTTCGTGCTTATCGATTCCCCGCCAGTCATTCCCGTTACAGACGCTTCAATTCTAGCCCAGTTGGTAGATGGTGTCGTCCTTGTCTTGGCTGCACGGGAAGTTAAGCGGGAATATGCCCTGCGCGCCAAAGAACAGCTCGAGAAAGTAGGAGCTAAAATCCTTGGTACCATATTGAATAAAGCCAAGGTGCAATCCAAGAAGCAAAATTATTATTACTAA
- a CDS encoding O-antigen ligase family protein, with translation MILSNRIKIVDILIVLYIFGSIVLDPGDNLLRLIKVLLVIPCIIYIMKSQKLYLNTYVKWMLAFSIFAGLSFSWALSIDNAAYRYQTLVLNFIGIYCLLVYIKNQTDRITLILNTMVFAPMILEMRVVMSFGLLAFQDTRNLDSIMSSNLIGMRAGIAVVLGAYLFLTGKKYRIIYLFSMALNTGIVILSGSRKAILFMLIPLLLYYIFSQSNILKRLRNALLAIGLVCVAFYAIMNIPFVYDMVGSRFETLIYGFIGTGKTDGSTSMRLKMIEWGLEWFKMKPWIGYGINNYMSLLGTMKTYAGTTGVYAHNNYIELLVDLGMIGTAIYYFIYFKMLEKAVRLKKRLAPLQLIMVTILVSIIVNEYGMVSYIDIYTQIILALTWTLLFRQEEKVNGKGGGLRC, from the coding sequence ATGATTTTATCGAATAGAATCAAAATAGTGGATATTTTGATCGTTTTATACATCTTTGGTTCTATAGTGCTGGACCCAGGAGATAATCTGTTAAGGCTGATTAAAGTCTTACTTGTTATCCCCTGCATTATCTATATTATGAAGTCACAAAAACTCTATCTTAATACTTATGTAAAATGGATGCTAGCCTTTAGCATATTTGCAGGGTTATCCTTTTCTTGGGCACTTTCTATCGATAATGCTGCTTATCGCTACCAGACGTTGGTACTGAATTTTATCGGAATTTATTGTCTGCTTGTGTATATTAAAAATCAAACTGACAGGATTACTTTGATATTAAATACAATGGTCTTTGCCCCAATGATTCTGGAAATGCGAGTTGTTATGTCTTTTGGGCTTCTTGCGTTTCAGGATACCAGAAACCTGGATAGTATAATGAGTTCCAATTTAATCGGGATGCGTGCCGGGATCGCAGTTGTGCTGGGTGCTTATTTATTTTTGACAGGTAAAAAATATAGAATCATTTACCTGTTCAGTATGGCCTTGAATACAGGGATTGTAATTTTGTCCGGATCGAGGAAAGCCATATTGTTTATGCTGATTCCGTTACTTTTGTATTACATCTTCAGTCAAAGTAATATTTTAAAACGCCTCAGAAATGCCCTGCTCGCAATTGGGTTGGTCTGTGTAGCCTTTTATGCGATTATGAATATTCCCTTTGTCTACGACATGGTTGGTTCTCGCTTTGAGACGCTGATCTATGGATTTATTGGTACTGGTAAAACAGATGGAAGTACGAGCATGCGGTTAAAGATGATCGAGTGGGGCCTGGAATGGTTTAAGATGAAGCCATGGATTGGTTATGGTATTAACAATTATATGAGTCTGCTTGGAACAATGAAAACTTATGCCGGAACAACCGGTGTCTATGCTCATAATAATTATATTGAACTGTTAGTTGATCTGGGGATGATTGGAACAGCAATCTATTATTTTATATATTTCAAGATGTTGGAGAAAGCTGTTCGCCTTAAAAAAAGGCTTGCCCCCTTACAATTGATCATGGTCACCATCTTGGTATCCATTATTGTAAATGAATATGGGATGGTATCTTATATCGATATATATACGCAAATTATCCTGGCACTCACCTGGACTTTACTTTTTAGACAAGAAGAAAAGGTAAACGGAAAAGGGGGCGGTTTAAGATGCTAG
- a CDS encoding sugar-transfer associated ATP-grasp domain-containing protein yields the protein MKFYIWFEKFMDLILRLLWILVVWIHEMKNIRKKKKLYSEIQLQPHQIQEIDRMWKQAYGRKIPRTWNRLYQSYMGQFDAKYFPEILFTTKLELVMNQRHVCRVLCDKNLLGILFEDDEVKVPKTIVSNAWGYLYDGSHNIITEEKMLEVLKDVGNIVIKPTINTNSGIGITMHNIQNGIDLLSGESVKNIIIKLNNNYIIQEKLVAHSDYARLYDKSINTIRIITYIVDNSVHHGPLALRIGRGGKFIDNLHAGGIMIGLTDHGILNKVGFSEMQDRFYKHPDSGVVFEGYSVSSTLQIINAAKRLHGRIPGIGIISWDFMIDKDDNVVIIECNLSSQSIWFPQMVNGCSFFGDDTEKMINLISKKK from the coding sequence ATGAAATTCTATATTTGGTTTGAAAAATTTATGGATTTAATTTTACGCCTATTATGGATATTGGTCGTCTGGATTCATGAGATGAAGAACATAAGGAAGAAGAAAAAACTATATTCAGAAATTCAACTGCAACCTCATCAGATTCAAGAAATTGATAGAATGTGGAAGCAGGCATATGGCAGGAAAATACCAAGGACCTGGAACAGATTATACCAAAGTTATATGGGTCAATTTGATGCTAAATACTTTCCAGAAATATTATTTACAACAAAATTAGAATTAGTGATGAACCAAAGACATGTTTGCAGAGTGCTATGTGATAAAAATTTGTTAGGAATCTTATTTGAAGATGATGAGGTTAAAGTACCCAAAACAATTGTCTCGAATGCCTGGGGTTATCTTTATGATGGAAGTCACAACATAATAACTGAAGAAAAGATGTTAGAGGTCCTAAAAGATGTGGGGAATATTGTTATTAAGCCAACCATTAACACTAACTCCGGTATCGGTATAACCATGCATAATATCCAAAATGGTATAGATTTATTATCAGGGGAGAGTGTTAAAAACATCATTATAAAATTAAATAATAATTATATCATCCAAGAAAAGTTAGTCGCACATTCTGATTATGCAAGACTTTATGACAAATCGATTAATACAATACGAATTATTACATATATTGTCGATAATTCTGTACATCATGGTCCGCTTGCCTTACGTATTGGACGAGGAGGGAAGTTTATTGATAATCTTCACGCTGGAGGTATTATGATTGGTCTTACAGATCATGGAATTTTAAATAAGGTCGGATTCAGTGAAATGCAAGATAGATTTTATAAGCATCCGGATTCAGGTGTTGTTTTTGAAGGATACAGCGTCTCTTCAACTTTGCAAATTATTAATGCTGCTAAAAGGTTACATGGGCGTATTCCCGGAATTGGTATAATCTCATGGGATTTTATGATAGATAAGGATGATAATGTGGTAATTATTGAGTGTAATCTTAGTTCTCAATCAATATGGTTTCCTCAGATGGTCAATGGTTGCAGCTTTTTTGGAGATGATACTGAGAAAATGATCAACTTAATTTCAAAGAAAAAATGA
- a CDS encoding glycosyltransferase, translating into MMEKANRIIFISNEVANGGAGRVISVLANAFAGKGYHVSVYAFNNRYETYPMNQWVEQIFLKVRYTQKLINKLDRIRQLRNVFKNNPGATIVAFEYFVNMQTIIAGLRLKNKIIISERNDPTQQDNKKMIKPLRSFLYRWADGLVCQTPGAKAYFPKAVQEKTVVIANPIMEGLPELFWGERRKEIVNFGRLEKQKNLLLLIDAFALFHKEYPEYRLSLYGDGSERNRIETYIDQKHLRHCITVHRSIPDIHEKVIECTMFVSSSDYEGLSNSMIEAMAIGLPCIVTDCPCGGARMMINSYENGILVPVRDVKAMFEAMKYIIENPEKAAAISRNATKVSLDLAVGKIVTEWERMM; encoded by the coding sequence ATGATGGAAAAAGCAAATCGTATCATCTTTATCAGCAATGAAGTAGCCAACGGGGGTGCGGGGCGCGTTATCAGTGTTTTAGCAAACGCCTTTGCAGGAAAAGGGTATCATGTTTCGGTATACGCTTTTAATAACAGGTATGAAACCTATCCAATGAATCAATGGGTTGAGCAAATCTTTTTAAAAGTAAGATATACACAAAAACTGATCAATAAATTGGACAGGATTCGGCAACTGCGAAACGTATTTAAAAACAACCCAGGTGCTACTATCGTTGCCTTCGAATACTTTGTTAACATGCAGACGATCATTGCGGGTTTGAGATTGAAAAATAAAATAATTATCTCCGAAAGAAATGATCCGACCCAACAGGATAATAAAAAAATGATTAAACCCCTCAGATCCTTTCTATATCGATGGGCAGACGGTCTGGTATGCCAGACACCGGGTGCTAAGGCCTACTTTCCAAAAGCGGTTCAAGAGAAAACAGTTGTTATTGCCAACCCTATTATGGAAGGACTGCCGGAATTGTTCTGGGGAGAAAGAAGAAAAGAAATCGTTAATTTTGGACGTTTAGAAAAGCAAAAGAACCTCTTGCTGTTGATTGATGCATTTGCATTATTTCATAAGGAGTACCCCGAATATAGGCTATCCCTTTATGGAGACGGCAGTGAAAGGAATCGAATAGAAACCTATATTGATCAAAAACACTTACGGCATTGCATTACTGTGCACAGAAGCATTCCAGATATACATGAAAAAGTAATCGAGTGTACCATGTTTGTTTCCTCTTCGGATTACGAAGGCCTTTCCAACTCTATGATCGAGGCGATGGCCATCGGTCTCCCATGTATTGTCACTGACTGCCCTTGCGGCGGAGCGAGAATGATGATTAATTCCTATGAGAATGGGATATTGGTTCCGGTGAGAGATGTGAAGGCCATGTTTGAAGCAATGAAATATATCATAGAAAACCCAGAGAAAGCAGCTGCTATTTCCAGGAATGCTACAAAAGTCAGTTTAGATTTGGCAGTGGGTAAAATAGTAACTGAATGGGAACGGATGATGTGA
- a CDS encoding glycosyltransferase family 1 protein: MLKILILNTIGLDFEGITNSITSYLEATERSDMKIDFALVSQNFHPEMLRIIREMGCGIHVLPLRMKETFRYFLALRRLIKRNQYDIVHAHGNSTTLAIEMWAAKLAGCKVRIAHSRNTCTNYPRLNKLLRPLFNLSYTQGFACGIQAGKWLFGNKDFRVIPNGKDISKFAYNPNRRIELRTKLKLTGKVVIGHAGNFNYQKNHEYLIKIFKELACEDKHYVLYLIGEGSLRPQIEKMVEAYELEEQVIFTGSISNMADMLQAMDIMIFPSRFEGLPNVVLEWQIACLPCVISDVITKECKLTDLVTYMPLQEGPSAWAEKIRSIKIPDREKIKEGVLEQIQAAGFDIQENAKQLKEIYYKLVGGGDEINDGKSKSYHLYQQ; encoded by the coding sequence ATGTTAAAAATTTTAATTTTAAATACCATTGGTTTAGATTTTGAAGGCATCACGAATAGTATCACTTCTTATTTGGAAGCAACAGAACGCTCCGACATGAAGATTGACTTTGCTTTAGTCAGCCAGAACTTTCATCCGGAGATGCTTAGGATTATACGAGAGATGGGATGCGGCATACATGTGCTTCCGTTACGAATGAAGGAAACTTTCCGGTATTTTTTAGCTTTGCGCCGCTTGATAAAAAGAAATCAATATGACATTGTTCATGCTCATGGCAATAGTACCACATTAGCTATCGAGATGTGGGCTGCTAAATTGGCGGGTTGTAAAGTAAGGATTGCCCATAGTCGTAATACATGTACGAATTATCCTAGATTAAATAAGTTACTGCGGCCGTTATTTAATTTGTCCTATACACAGGGCTTTGCGTGTGGTATTCAAGCGGGCAAATGGCTCTTTGGCAATAAAGATTTCAGAGTAATCCCTAATGGCAAAGATATCTCAAAGTTTGCTTATAACCCAAACAGAAGAATTGAGCTACGAACAAAATTAAAATTAACCGGTAAGGTTGTTATAGGGCATGCCGGCAACTTCAATTATCAAAAAAATCATGAATATTTAATTAAGATATTCAAGGAGTTGGCTTGTGAAGATAAACATTATGTACTTTATTTGATAGGTGAGGGTTCACTTCGTCCACAGATAGAGAAAATGGTTGAAGCGTATGAATTAGAAGAACAAGTTATTTTTACCGGGAGTATATCCAATATGGCTGATATGCTGCAAGCAATGGATATTATGATCTTTCCGTCTAGATTCGAAGGCTTACCTAACGTGGTGTTAGAGTGGCAGATTGCCTGTCTGCCCTGTGTGATTTCTGACGTAATCACAAAAGAATGTAAATTAACAGATTTGGTTACCTATATGCCGCTGCAAGAAGGGCCGTCTGCATGGGCCGAAAAGATTCGTTCCATAAAAATCCCTGACAGAGAAAAGATAAAAGAGGGTGTATTAGAGCAAATCCAGGCGGCTGGTTTTGATATTCAGGAAAATGCCAAGCAATTAAAAGAAATTTATTATAAGTTAGTTGGAGGAGGTGATGAAATAAATGATGGAAAAAGCAAATCGTATCATCTTTATCAGCAATGA
- a CDS encoding sugar transferase, translated as MLREKNGIIEPISLLIDLFLIGIGFYLIIKLAINSDYIPLKYFLIFLSYILFWTLNSNVMRVYESRRFMSFEQELLKIFKSHFLSFILTISFLILFDPKFIGDRFIFYFVAIALGLTFSVHILIRLILQYGRRSGYNTKYSLILGSGIAAKTYLEKVKNNPQLGYKIIGYLAPQRNGLEIPYLGTYSQLESVMNLHIVDTTVVTASVTEEGIEENLALLDMMGKNVVIMVDDMVAKVASSRSLDFGGLSMVAFDSHPRNPWQEMGKQFFDFGVTLVILLLISPLMLAITLAIKISSNGPVIFSQERVGLNGRIFKMYKFRSMVVNAEALKAELADQNEMSGPVFKIKNDPRVTTVGKFLRKTSLDELPQLWNVLKQDMSLVGPRPPLPSEVNMYDPKHRKRLAVRPGITCIWQISGRNHVDFNQWMDMDAEYVDRWTFWLDMVILAKTVPVVLMRKGAC; from the coding sequence ATGTTAAGGGAAAAAAATGGGATCATTGAGCCCATTTCATTGTTGATAGACCTTTTCCTAATAGGTATTGGTTTTTACCTCATTATCAAGCTCGCTATCAATTCGGATTATATTCCGCTAAAGTATTTTCTGATTTTCCTGTCTTATATTCTTTTTTGGACTTTAAACTCTAATGTAATGAGAGTATATGAATCGAGACGCTTTATGTCTTTTGAACAGGAACTATTGAAAATATTTAAATCACATTTTCTCTCCTTTATATTGACAATCTCTTTTTTAATTTTATTTGATCCGAAATTCATAGGTGACCGTTTTATTTTTTATTTTGTAGCCATCGCTTTAGGACTGACCTTCAGCGTTCATATCCTGATTCGGCTGATTTTGCAATACGGGAGACGATCGGGATATAACACCAAGTACAGTTTAATTTTAGGAAGCGGTATTGCTGCTAAAACATATCTAGAAAAAGTTAAAAACAATCCTCAATTGGGCTATAAAATTATTGGTTATTTAGCGCCCCAAAGAAATGGTCTGGAGATACCTTATTTAGGAACTTACTCTCAGTTAGAATCAGTTATGAATCTTCATATCGTGGATACGACGGTTGTGACAGCGTCAGTCACTGAAGAAGGAATTGAGGAGAATCTTGCATTACTCGATATGATGGGGAAAAATGTCGTGATTATGGTCGATGATATGGTAGCCAAAGTTGCCAGTAGCAGATCTTTAGATTTTGGTGGGCTTTCGATGGTTGCCTTCGATAGTCATCCAAGAAATCCTTGGCAAGAGATGGGTAAACAATTCTTCGATTTCGGAGTAACCTTGGTAATCTTATTATTGATCAGCCCACTCATGTTAGCCATAACCCTGGCAATTAAAATTTCCTCAAACGGTCCGGTCATTTTCTCTCAGGAACGGGTTGGTCTTAATGGACGCATTTTCAAGATGTATAAATTCAGATCGATGGTCGTGAATGCGGAAGCGTTAAAAGCAGAGCTTGCTGACCAGAACGAAATGAGCGGCCCTGTTTTTAAGATTAAAAATGATCCCCGAGTAACAACAGTAGGAAAATTTCTTAGAAAGACTAGTTTAGATGAATTGCCGCAATTATGGAACGTTCTTAAGCAGGATATGAGTTTGGTTGGACCAAGGCCGCCACTTCCGAGTGAAGTAAATATGTATGATCCGAAGCATCGAAAAAGATTAGCGGTAAGGCCGGGAATTACCTGTATTTGGCAGATTAGTGGGCGAAATCATGTCGACTTTAATCAGTGGATGGATATGGATGCTGAGTATGTCGACAGGTGGACGTTTTGGTTGGATATGGTGATCTTAGCAAAGACGGTGCCGGTGGTTTTAATGAGGAAAGGTGCGTGTTAG
- the pssE gene encoding PssE/Cps14G family polysaccharide biosynthesis glycosyltransferase, whose protein sequence is MIFVCVGSRHYPFDRLFKKLDELIEQGLIDEEIFAQIGTSKYIPRHFAYKDFLNRDEFESKIDEAQIVISHGATGSFIQALNKGKQVIGVTRLARYGEHIDDHQIQTNEAFAENKYILAVFEIDELYDAIKSYKDGTADVVKWENLNPNAIIDLIDGFIQENLK, encoded by the coding sequence TTGATTTTCGTTTGTGTGGGTTCAAGGCACTATCCTTTTGACAGGTTGTTTAAAAAGTTAGACGAGCTCATCGAACAAGGCCTGATAGATGAAGAAATTTTTGCTCAAATAGGCACGTCCAAATATATTCCAAGACACTTTGCCTATAAAGATTTCTTAAATCGTGATGAGTTTGAATCAAAGATTGATGAGGCCCAAATCGTAATTTCTCACGGAGCTACGGGTTCATTTATACAAGCATTAAATAAAGGCAAACAAGTAATAGGCGTGACAAGATTAGCAAGGTATGGGGAGCATATCGATGATCATCAAATACAAACCAATGAAGCTTTTGCAGAAAATAAATATATATTAGCTGTCTTCGAAATAGATGAATTATATGATGCCATTAAATCTTATAAAGATGGAACTGCTGATGTGGTAAAATGGGAAAATTTAAATCCAAACGCGATTATCGATTTGATTGACGGATTTATTCAGGAAAACTTGAAGTGA
- the pssD gene encoding PssD/Cps14F family polysaccharide biosynthesis glycosyltransferase translates to MKDIRVKRPKLCLVSSSGGHWEQLKRLQPLLDKYDGFYVSEKTIFECDAKYLMYQTDLKDKFMIPKMIANSLMVLFIWIKEKPDFVITTGTIVAYPFYFLSRVSKKKFVFIETFARAKMPTQAGLKMHKHTDLFIVQWESQKQFYDNAVYGGCLY, encoded by the coding sequence ATGAAAGATATAAGAGTAAAACGTCCTAAATTATGTTTGGTCTCGTCTTCAGGGGGGCATTGGGAACAGTTGAAGAGATTACAGCCTCTGCTAGATAAATACGATGGCTTTTATGTTTCTGAGAAGACGATTTTTGAGTGTGATGCTAAGTACCTGATGTATCAAACTGATTTAAAGGATAAGTTTATGATCCCCAAAATGATCGCCAATAGCTTAATGGTTCTTTTCATATGGATAAAAGAAAAACCCGACTTTGTAATTACCACTGGGACAATCGTAGCTTATCCTTTTTATTTTTTATCTCGGGTTAGTAAAAAAAAATTTGTCTTTATTGAGACATTTGCCCGGGCAAAAATGCCTACTCAAGCAGGTCTTAAGATGCATAAGCACACAGATCTTTTCATTGTACAATGGGAGTCCCAAAAGCAGTTTTATGATAATGCTGTTTACGGGGGGTGCCTATATTGA
- a CDS encoding ATP-grasp fold amidoligase family protein, producing the protein MNQTLKNILLIPMNILFKINPTTELKLLFFLKKGYKLNLSNPRTFNEKINWIKLYYRNDLIPICADKYTVRQYVEDCGYKEILVDLLWEGFDANKIPFDKLPKQFVLKVTHGSGLNIICRNKDKLNIERTTKKLNKWLKHKYLPCYGEWFYRKVRPRIIIERFLSEDGDTLPIDYKLYYFNNINGAGGIEFTAIHTDRFTNHKMTMYDADWNKMNGVSYGYPSEIDYQAKPKHYDEMVEITKILAKPFLHARIDFYIIRDKLYLGEITFTCSAGFANIKPYEFDVKMGSWIKLPDKSELIGVNL; encoded by the coding sequence ATGAATCAAACATTAAAAAACATTTTATTAATACCAATGAATATTCTTTTTAAAATAAATCCAACAACTGAATTAAAATTATTATTTTTTCTGAAAAAAGGTTACAAACTCAATTTATCTAATCCTAGAACCTTTAATGAAAAAATAAATTGGATAAAACTTTATTATAGAAATGATTTAATTCCCATTTGTGCAGACAAATATACTGTTCGCCAGTATGTTGAAGATTGTGGTTACAAAGAGATTCTAGTTGATTTACTATGGGAAGGTTTTGATGCAAATAAAATACCTTTCGATAAACTTCCAAAGCAATTTGTATTAAAAGTAACCCATGGCTCAGGACTAAATATTATTTGCAGAAATAAAGATAAATTAAATATCGAACGTACAACAAAAAAGTTAAATAAATGGTTAAAACATAAATATCTTCCTTGCTATGGAGAATGGTTCTATAGAAAAGTAAGACCAAGAATTATCATTGAGAGGTTCTTGTCGGAAGACGGTGATACTTTACCTATTGATTATAAATTGTACTATTTTAATAATATCAATGGCGCCGGTGGTATTGAATTTACCGCAATACATACGGATAGGTTTACGAACCATAAGATGACAATGTATGATGCTGATTGGAATAAGATGAACGGAGTCTCATATGGATATCCCTCTGAAATAGATTATCAGGCCAAACCAAAGCATTATGATGAGATGGTAGAAATTACGAAGATATTAGCAAAACCTTTCTTACATGCACGGATAGACTTTTACATAATTCGAGATAAATTGTACTTAGGTGAAATAACCTTTACCTGTAGTGCAGGATTTGCAAATATTAAGCCTTATGAATTTGATGTCAAGATGGGAAGTTGGATTAAATTACCTGACAAAAGTGAACTTATAGGAGTAAATTTATGA